The nucleotide sequence AACAGTTCCTACctataaaagagagaaaggagtacATGACAGTGATACTGCTGAAGCAGCCACAATGAGCATCTAGCAGGTATACCGTTTACTGAGAGGTTCAATCTGCTCACATTATAGATACCAGAATCCTGGCACAGAGGGCCCAATGTCCTACATCTGTTTAAAGCCAGAGCTATGACTTTAGAACTCAATTCACCTGAGTGCCAGTCcaaccattccattccatctgtTTTATCTGTGTATTCAATGGCTCACTTttatataaagtaaaagaaatcatTAATAGGCCCTGTGTCAGGAACTGAGAGTGCAAAGGTCAACAAGATATAGTGTCTGCCTGGAAGAAGTTCACAGCCTAGGAAGGGTATCTCCTTGTAGCACTGGGAACTGGACAGACATGGCTTCAGATAATCCAACCTTTGCAGATCAAAGAGAGATGGTCCAGAGAGATTTATCCCACTGATATCGCAGCCAGAGAATCTTCACCTCTTTGTTTCTTGCAGCTGGTGCttagtttttaatgtttctttctgtttttgcagCAAAATGGTGCTAATTCAGCTCTACAGCCCCCAATCTTTACTTCAAAGGTAAGACATTCGGCTTCACAGTGACCTTCCATTCTCTTACTAATTAGTGCTCTATGAATTGCTGTCCTGGCTAAGTAAAGAAAGCAATTTGTCTTCAGTTATCTAGTAATTAGTAACTGTAAGATAAAATTACATCGCCCAGGCCAAATTCAGACTTCCTCATTACCATAACTCCTAGAGACACAGACTATAAacctagaaattagaaaaatcagaTGTTATCTGAACAgtcatgtctgagctcagaccccTGGTACAATATAATCAATGTCCTTATTAAATAGCCaattggaaaaaaacagaaaagattttcATATGTCAAAATCATATCTAGCTTGTACAGAAACAGAATGTTTCTTCCAAGGAAGATgacaaaatactttctaattccAATGAACGATCCTtaccaacagattttt is from Homo sapiens chromosome 8 genomic patch of type FIX, GRCh38.p14 PATCHES HG76_PATCH and encodes:
- the DEFB107B gene encoding beta-defensin 107 precursor, whose product is MPGAMKIFVFILAALILLAQIFQARTAIHRALISKRMEGHCEAECLTFEVKIGGCRAELAPFCCKNRKKH